From Candidatus Zixiibacteriota bacterium:
ACGCGATACCTTCGGATAATCCATACGTGGGAGATCCCGGTGTTCCTGATGAAATCTGGGCTTCGGGACTGCGAAATCCATGGCGCTACTCATTCGACAGCGAATCAGGTGATCTGTATATTGCCGATGTAGGTCAGAACAACTTCGAGGAAGTCGACTTTCAGCCGGCTGAAAGCAATGGAGGTGAAAATTATGGCTGGCGCCTGATGGAGGGCAGCAGTTGCTACAATCCCTCGACAAACTGTGATCCGGGAGGGTTGACATATCCGATCTATGAATACTCGCATTCCGAAGGTTGTTCGATTTCGGGTGGCTATGTTTACCGCGGGTGCGCGATCCCCGACCTTTCGGGTACTTACTTCTTTGCCGATTACTGCAGTGACCGAATCTGGTCATTTAAATACGACGGCCAGAATTTGACCGATTTCACCGAGCGCACTGTCGAACTCGATCCCCAGTCAGGGCTGTCATTTCAGCAGATCGTCTCATTCGGGACCGATGCTTTAGGGGAAATGTATATAGTCGATCGCTCCGGACGGATCTTCAAGATAGTTCCTGCCGATACGGTCGATTGCAATAACAATGGCAGACCAGACAACTGCGACATAAGCCTGGGAGTGTCCGAGGACCAGGACACCAACGGTGTACCTGATGAATGCGAGATTTATGTTTGCGGTGATGCCAACGCCGATCAGAGTGTGGATGTCTCCGACGCTGTTTATATCATCAATTACGCCTTCGCGGGCGGTGATCCGCCTGATCCACTCGAGGCTGGAGATGTCAACTGCGATGGAACCGTGGATGTTTCCGACTCGGTGTATGTAATCAATTATGCTTTCGCAGGTGGAAATGACCCCTGCGACACTGACGGCGACGGAGAGTTCGACTGTTGAACAGGAATTCAATAAGTTAATTACAAATCAATTGCCGGTGTACTTCTACTGAAGTAGTAAGCTCACCGGCATTTTTTCAACAGTTCCTGCCCGGATTATTTTTGCTTCTTCTCAAAGTTGTCGACACGGCCACAGGCGCAGATTCCGCCCTGGTCATAGTATTTCTGGTGGTATTCCTCGGCCCGCCAGAATTTTCCGGCCGGCTCTATCTGTGTCACCACCTCGGAATCATATTCACCCGAACTGCTGAGCTTTTGTTTAGATTTCTCAGCCATCAGTTTCTGGTCTTCATCGAAATAGAAGATCGCCGAGCGGTACTGTTCGCCGATATCGAGACCCTGGCGGTTGAAGCTGGTCGGGTCATGGATTTCCCAAAAGGTGTCCAGAAGCTGGTTGAAAGTTATCCTGTCCGGATCATACTTTACCCGTACCACCTCGGCGTGGCCGGTACTGCCTGAACAGACTTCCCTGTAAGTGGGATTTTCCTTATGTCCACCGGAATAGCCGACCTCGGTTTCGGTCACACCCTCCAGCTTGCGAAAAGCGTATTCAACTCCCCAGAAACATCCGGCTCCAAATATTACCTGTTTCATCTTGATTTCCTCCATTCCTGAGACTAACTGGCGCATCCGCAGAATAGTTCCGTAAAAGATCTCACCGAATTGATCATAATCGTGAACAGAAGTCAGAAAGTCGGCTGTAACGAATAAACCCACCAGGTACGAGAACCGAAAAATTATGCGCCAGGCGTTTTTGCTTTGAAACAGCGACGTAATGATGTAACATACGCTCTGAGGAAAATTATGCAGATATTGCCGTACACAGAGCTCGAAGACAAGTCGGATATTTACCTGCTGTGGCAGAAATCATTTGGATGGCCGGCAACTCCCGACTGGCATAGAAAACAGTTGGAACAGACCTCGCGCTTGAAGGGTGGTCCGATCGGGATGTGTGCCCTCGAGGATGGTAAATTATTAGGGTTTGTCGGTATAATGACGATACCGACCCGGACCAAAGACCGGACAATCGAGCAGGTGGGAGGAATCTGGGGAATCGCCACACGTCCATCTGCGAGGCGCAGGGGAACCGCCAGAAAGCTATTGGAAGAATCGGAAAACTGGATGCGTAAGCATAGTTATCGTATCGCCATGCTGACAACTTCGCGTGCGATAGTGGCGCACAAATGGTACCAGAGTGTCGGCTACAAAGAAATCGAAAAGGTAAACCGGCTGTCATTTTATTACAAGCTTTTTTCACCGCCTCGTAACCCGGAAAAATACCTGCGGAGGATAAACCAGGCGTACGATCTGGATTTCAAACAGGTGTCGAAACTGTTCAATCGCTTTACTGAAAAGCGCTCCGGATTTACGATCCGAACAGCGGACGATCTCAAACCGGTGGAAACATTAGGAGTACTGTCCCGCGATTGCAGTATCTCGACCGAATCCGGTTATCTTCTGGCACGGGAATCTACCGCTACAATTCGGGTGGGCGAAGTCTTTGCCGAGAGTGTGGCGTCCTGTCGTGAGCTTATCAAATTTGCTGAAGCCAGGGCTCAATATGCCGTCGGAGTGATCCATCCCGATCATCCTGTCGTACTTGAAACCCTGGAAAAAATGAGCTACAAGTCTGATCCGGGCAGTTACGATGTGGTTATGTGGAAATCCCTGGACGGCACTGCTTTTGACGATCTCTACGATGACAGTTTTTACCTCAGCCGAAACGACTGGTTTTAATACTTACTGCTCCTTATAAATCCGCAATAGAGTATTAGTGATCAAAATTTTCGTCCGGCGAGTCCGATTGGCGGAACAATTCCAATTTCAAGTCAGTTTCCATAGTCAATTAAAATGAATATGCCACTGAGGGGGCTAGAACCTCAGAGGGTAAGTTTAAACTCTAATCAAACCTTTGCAAGGGGTGTACTATGTTCAAAAAGTTAATTATTTCGGTACTGGCAGTGGCCATTATGGTTCCGGCTGTAGCTTCAGCCAAGGATCTGACCGGACGTTTCGGCCTGGGTTATTTTCATTCAGATGCTCCCGTGGGATTGCGTTACTGGGTCAATGATAAAGTCGGCCTGGATATCGGGATTGGCTTTGAATCCAGGGACCTGGGTGAAGAGAGCGCTTCCAGCTTCTGGATCGAGGCCGGTGTTCCTTACATCGTTTATCCCTCCGAGCGCGCCAACTTTTATGTTCGTCCGGGAATTGTCTATGCCAGCCTGGATGACCGTGTGCACGGCACCGGTACTTACGATGAAACCTGGTCGGTGATCACCCTGAAACTGATGCCCGGCGCCGAGGTCTTCTTCGGAGACCATTTCTCGCTCCAGGCCGCGCATGGTTTCGAGGTGACTCTCTCCAGCCCTCCCGATGAGGTTTCCGATGATTCCACGACAGATATCAAAACCACCGCCGCCAGCATCAGCTACCTCGGTTTCCACTTCTATTTCTAAATCGCAGTAACAACTGCTGTAATCACTTGCTGTGTGATACATATAAAAACGGGGTGACGTTTACGAGTTCACCCCGTTTTATTATGATGAAATCATCAGCAGTCAGGATCGCCATTGCCATCGGTATCACAGGGTTGACTGCCCCCCAAAAATACGAAATTGACCAGGTAGATAGCGTCGCTGATATCACACGTGGTGTCACAATTTCCATCACAAGCCTCGATCGGATCCGGTTCGAGACCGTCCTCGAAAACATAAGCGATGATAAACGAAGCATCGGATAAGTCCACGACACCATCGCCATTGGTATCGCCACAGGTGTATGGCCCCTCGGGGAGGCTTTCAAGCGTGGTCCTGACTATGATTGTCGCCCAGTTCGTTCCGATGATCAGGAGGCTGTCCTGGACATCGAGATTCTCGGCGT
This genomic window contains:
- a CDS encoding glucose dehydrogenase; protein product: MPTFSVFSLQGKVQLSSLRFIQLFLALLSVTMLAVPQAIADTPLASVEFATGLNATVFVTSPPGDTSRLFVVEQSGAIKIIRNDSVLTTPFLDISSDVSFGGEQGLLGMAFHPDYSSNGYFFINYTNTAGDTRIARGKVSGDPDLANPDSLVTILSVSQPFANHNAGMLAFSPLDGYLYIGLGDGGSAGDPQNNAQDMTTLLGKMLRIDVDGAFPYAIPSDNPYVGDPGVPDEIWASGLRNPWRYSFDSESGDLYIADVGQNNFEEVDFQPAESNGGENYGWRLMEGSSCYNPSTNCDPGGLTYPIYEYSHSEGCSISGGYVYRGCAIPDLSGTYFFADYCSDRIWSFKYDGQNLTDFTERTVELDPQSGLSFQQIVSFGTDALGEMYIVDRSGRIFKIVPADTVDCNNNGRPDNCDISLGVSEDQDTNGVPDECEIYVCGDANADQSVDVSDAVYIINYAFAGGDPPDPLEAGDVNCDGTVDVSDSVYVINYAFAGGNDPCDTDGDGEFDC
- the msrA gene encoding peptide-methionine (S)-S-oxide reductase MsrA — protein: MKQVIFGAGCFWGVEYAFRKLEGVTETEVGYSGGHKENPTYREVCSGSTGHAEVVRVKYDPDRITFNQLLDTFWEIHDPTSFNRQGLDIGEQYRSAIFYFDEDQKLMAEKSKQKLSSSGEYDSEVVTQIEPAGKFWRAEEYHQKYYDQGGICACGRVDNFEKKQK
- a CDS encoding GNAT family N-acetyltransferase yields the protein MQILPYTELEDKSDIYLLWQKSFGWPATPDWHRKQLEQTSRLKGGPIGMCALEDGKLLGFVGIMTIPTRTKDRTIEQVGGIWGIATRPSARRRGTARKLLEESENWMRKHSYRIAMLTTSRAIVAHKWYQSVGYKEIEKVNRLSFYYKLFSPPRNPEKYLRRINQAYDLDFKQVSKLFNRFTEKRSGFTIRTADDLKPVETLGVLSRDCSISTESGYLLARESTATIRVGEVFAESVASCRELIKFAEARAQYAVGVIHPDHPVVLETLEKMSYKSDPGSYDVVMWKSLDGTAFDDLYDDSFYLSRNDWF